One genomic segment of Nonomuraea coxensis DSM 45129 includes these proteins:
- a CDS encoding acyl-CoA dehydrogenase family protein, with protein MDDLLRLDERLDADQRLIRDTVRSFVADRVLPHVGDWFEEATFPARELAPELGALGLLGMHLQGYGCAGTDAVSYGVACRELEAGDSGLRSFVSVQGSLAMFPIWRYGSDEQKEEWLPRMSAGEAIGCFGLTEPDHGSDPANMRTYAKKDGSDWILNGSKMWITNGSIADVAVVWAQTDEGVRGFVVPTSTPGFSAPEIHRKMSLRASVTSSLYFDDLRLPASAALPGVTGLKGPLSCLSEARFGIVWGVVGAARACLESAVDYAKTRVQFDKPIGAFQLTQEKLAWMYVGLAQAQLTALHLGTLKDAGALQPRQISFGKLANVRAALDIARQARSILGGNGITLEYPVIRHMNNLESVLTYEGTQEIHTLVLGEALTGLAAYR; from the coding sequence ATGGACGACCTGCTCCGGCTGGACGAGCGGCTCGACGCCGACCAGCGGCTCATCCGCGACACGGTCAGGTCGTTCGTCGCCGACCGGGTGCTGCCGCACGTGGGCGACTGGTTCGAGGAGGCCACCTTCCCCGCGCGCGAGCTCGCGCCGGAGCTCGGCGCGCTCGGGCTGCTCGGCATGCACCTCCAGGGGTACGGCTGCGCCGGCACCGACGCCGTCTCCTACGGCGTGGCCTGCCGGGAGCTGGAGGCGGGCGACTCCGGGCTGCGTTCGTTCGTGTCCGTCCAGGGATCGCTGGCGATGTTCCCCATCTGGCGGTACGGCTCCGACGAGCAGAAAGAGGAGTGGCTGCCCCGGATGTCCGCCGGTGAGGCGATCGGCTGCTTCGGGCTCACCGAGCCGGACCACGGGTCCGACCCGGCCAACATGCGGACGTACGCGAAGAAGGACGGCTCCGACTGGATCCTCAACGGCTCCAAGATGTGGATCACGAACGGCTCGATCGCCGACGTGGCCGTCGTCTGGGCGCAGACGGACGAAGGCGTACGCGGCTTCGTCGTCCCGACGTCCACGCCCGGCTTCTCCGCCCCCGAGATCCACAGGAAGATGTCCCTGAGGGCGTCCGTCACCTCGTCCCTGTACTTCGACGACCTGCGCCTGCCCGCCTCCGCCGCGCTGCCCGGCGTCACCGGGCTCAAGGGGCCGCTGTCGTGCCTGTCCGAGGCCCGCTTCGGCATCGTGTGGGGCGTCGTCGGCGCCGCCCGCGCCTGCCTGGAGTCCGCCGTCGACTACGCCAAGACGCGCGTCCAGTTCGACAAGCCGATCGGGGCGTTCCAGCTCACCCAGGAGAAACTCGCCTGGATGTACGTCGGCCTCGCCCAGGCCCAGCTCACCGCCCTCCACCTCGGCACGCTCAAGGACGCCGGCGCCCTGCAGCCCCGGCAGATCAGCTTCGGCAAGCTGGCGAACGTACGGGCCGCCCTCGACATCGCCCGCCAGGCCCGCTCCATCCTGGGCGGCAACGGGATCACCCTGGAGTACCCTGTGATCAGGCACATGAACAACCTGGAGAGTGTGCTGACCTACGAGGGGACGCAGGAGATCCACACGCTGGTGCTGGGTGAGGCGCTCACCGGCCTGGCCGCCTATCGGTGA